The window cggtcacaccgattcttcctatccggcgccaccgattccaaaagtcatagccactgctacaaaccctaagcaaatcggtcttaccgatagggatctcggtctcaccgagatggggttgtaatctctccgtttcccttcgtaacgtttcggtctaatcgaagtgagcgatcggtcccaccgagattgcaatgtaaactctttgtttcctttttgtaacatttcggtctcaccgaaaagagcaaatcggtcccactgagtttacctgaccaactctctggaaagcttattaccaaatcggtctcaccgagtttgtgtaatcggtcttaccgagattacgttatgctctaaccctaacgaatcggtctcaccgagatgcatgtcagtcccactgaaattcactaacggtcactaggtttactaaatcggttcgaccgagtttaacgatttggtcccaccgagtttggtaaactgtgtgtaacggttagattttgtgtggaggctatatatacccctccacctcctcttcattcgtggagagagccatcagaacgaacctacacttccaacttaccatttctgagagagaaccacctgctcatgtgttgaggccaagatattccattcctaccatatgaatcttgatctctagccttccccaagttgctgtccactcaaatcttgtttccaccagatccaaaacctatgagagagagttgagtgttggggagactatcatttgaagcacaagagcaaggagttcatcatcaacgcaccatttgttacttcttggagagtggtgtctcctagattggctaggtgtcacttgggagcctccgacaagattgtggagttgaaccaaggagtttgtaagggcaaagagatcgcctacttcgtgaagatctaccgctagtgaggcaagtctttcgtgggcgatggccatggtgggatagacaaggttgcttctttgtggacccttcgtgggtggagccctccatggattcgtgcagccgttacccttcgtgggttgaagtctccatcaacgtggatgtacgatagcaccacctatcggaaccacgccaaaaacatccgtgtctccaatcgcgtttgaatcctccaaacccttccccttactttcttgcaagttgcatgctttaatttccgctacctatatactctttgcatgcttgcttgaattgtgtgatgattgcttgacttgtcctaaaatagctaaaatctgccaaactctaaaattgggaaaaggttaagtttttattggtcaagtagtctaatcacccccccctctagacatacttcaaggtcctacagttggGCGCGTGTTTGCCGCCCGCTGGAGCTTGATGGCCTTGGCATCCGGGATCTGAACCGCGTTGGGATCTTCCTCCGAGTCCGATGGTTGTGGCTGCAGGCTAGTGATCGGGCGCGCCCTTGGTCGCATCTTCCCCTATCTTCCGATCCTGAAGTGCTGCAGTTCTTCCGGGCATCGACGTCTTGGACCGTGGGCGACGACACCTCATGCAGATCTTGGGTTGACCCGTGGCTGGAGGGCAGCTCCATCTCATCCCTTGCCCCATCGCCGACGGCCCTAGTCCCGGCCAGGAGGCGGCGCACCCATATGGTGGCCACGACTCTCCTGAACCGCACTTGGATAGCGGACATCCAAGGAGCGCTTGGGCCGGCCACCGTCCTCGAGTATGTGGACATCTGGCGGCGGCTTCAGCACGTCGTGCTCTCCTCGCAGCCAGATGTTATTCATTGGGGCTGGACTGCGAATGGCATCTACTCGGCTTCATCCTGCTATGCTGTCTTGTTTGAGGGATCCATAGCCTCCGAGCACTGGCGTCTCATGTGGAAGTCTGGTGCTATTCTGTCGGTGAAATTCTTCCTGTGTCTGGCCTCTTTAAACCGCTGCTGGTCCGCCGACAGGCTCGCCCGACGGGGCCTGCCACACGAGCCGACCTGCGTCCTCTGCCTGCAGGAGCCTGAGACCCTTCATCACATCATTGTGGGCTGTGTCTTTGCGAGAGTCACCTGGCACGAGGTGCTCTCCTGGTGTCGAACGATGGCACAACCACCAGATGGCTCTTCCGCCTTCTTCAACTGGCTGTCCGCCGCTCTCCTCACCATACCGGCTGCCGACCGCCGTGGCCTCACTACATGGCCGGTCCCACGGCATGGACAATGTGGCGCCATCGCAACTCAGTCATCTTCGACAAGATTACTCCCGCCACATCAACTGTCGTTGATGCTATCAAGGACGAGGCTCGCTCCTGGGCAAATGTCGGAGCCAAAGGACTGAATGGTTTCATCCCTGTAACCTGACACTGTATGCGAGGCTGAGCATCCTCTTTCTCTCCTTGCTCACTTGATCGCCACGAACACGCCTTTCTGTGTACGTGAACGTGGCGTGACACTGTATGTTCTATCACTCTATCAATGCAAAGATACACTCTTAGTATTCCAAAAAAAAGAAACGGAGGAGTACTATATTTGTTCAAGTTTCTATCAAAACTGGATATATTTTTTAAGAAAAAGAACAAGTATattctccacacacacacacacacacacacacacaagacaaGTATATCCTggagaaaaggaaaagaagaagcAGGTGGTATACCGTACAGCGTACACACACAGACGAAGCGCAGCGGGAGGAAAACAACAGGGAGGAATCAAACCCTTTCTCTCAGCACCAATGGCACGGTATCTTCTcccttccaccaccaccgccgcctcctcgCTCCCGAGGAATGCCAGGGCCTCGCCGGCGCCGATCCTCGCTCTCCGCTCGCTCGCCTCCAGGTCCAAGCACGCGCGCGCTATCATGGCGGTGGCGTCGAGCCAGCCCGCCGCACCCAGCAAGTACCCGAAGATGGCCGCCCCCACCACCGGCCCGGTTCCCGCCGACGAGCTGCTCGGCGTCATCCAGGCCGCCGCCAAGGCAGGCGCCGAGGTGCGTTTGCGATTTCCCTTTTTCTCGTCGGCGCTCCCTTGGGGTTGACTCCGCTAGACGATTGCAGGTTCTGCCCGTGGTACGATTCGTAGATTGAATTATAGCGACGACTGCGATGCCGATGCCACTTAGTTTCAAAGAAAGAAATGCTAGTCGTGTAGTTGAATTGGCAGGTGCTGCCGTGCTGGTTAATGTGTTACCAACTACAGGTTTAATTGGTTTCCGGCGATAAATTTGACAAATAGTTCTTCTGCTAACCAAGAGAGGATAAACATATGGGGTATACCACGAGGCTTTATGGGTTGCATAATTCATGCCctttaagggcatgtacaatggttgataagatagtcttatcttaagtcttgcatgtaatttagatatgACAAAAAAGAATGTCTACAATGGATCATCTCTTAgctttatcttcaataactagctattcctaaaaacatggtgagacatattgtgctaagagatcatctcttgtcttctcttaaataagataaGGCaaaccttttcttatgagttctctctccttcacctcatcatttatcctacatggCACTTCTAAGATTGCCCAGTTCCTGATTTTCATAAGTGGGGCTGTGGTACTTCCATTCCATGCGCTTGTGCAAGTTCCTCGCATCCTCCTCGTTCTAATTTTGATGAATAAATTCTCAGCCAGTTTTCCTTTTCTTGCTTCCGTTTTAGGTTGTAATGGAAGCTGTTAATAAGCCGCGTAATATCCAATACAAGGGGGTTGCAGACTTGGTGAAAGAGTAAGAATGCTTCTCATGTATACTCTTATTTTTGCATATGCTGTTGATTTCACTGTTGTATGAACGTGGGCCTTAAATTTATGTACGTGTTCTCACTTGGTGAATTTATTATACCATCCTTCTGTTCAGCACAGATAAACTGAGTGAATCAGTCATTCTTGAAGTCGTCACCAAGAACTTCAAAGACCACCTCATACTTGGGGAGGAAGGTGGCCTTATTGGAGATTCTTTGTCAGAGTATCTCTGGTGCATTGATCCTTTAGGTTTGGTTCCTTTATTTCTACTTACCATACAATCATTCCTGTAGTGGGCTTAACTGGGATTTTTCTGTCATGAACAACCATCATTTATAGAATTGGATGAATAAATTCCTGTAGTGTTTCCTTGATTCTGAGGATTGCTTTATTTTTCGGACGTAAGCTGTGCACTCACTATGGGTTTGTCTGTTTCACTGATTTGGAAGGTGACAATTCTATGTTGATTGCTAAGCAATAGAATGATTTATGACTGGTACCTAATTTCACTGAGGCATTCTTTGAGCCATTTTGACTAGAGAATATGCAATACAATCTTTATGTTTCAATTTAATTCATTTTCATGGTCTTCTTGTTTAGATGGAACAACAAACTTTGCACATGGTTACCCCAGCTTTTCTGTATCCATTGGTGTTCTATTCCGAGGCAAGCCTGCTGCTGCCACTGTGGTATGTGTATGCATATATCATTCTTGAACCATACAATTATGGAATATTGGAGACACAAATTATAGGTCTTAGAAATAGTTTCTCTCTGTACTCACATATTATTGCCATCTCATTTAGGTGGAATTTTGTGGTGGGCCTATGTGCTGGAACACTCGTACGATTTCTGCATCTTCTGGTAGGATCTTTGATCAATAATTGGCATGCTTCTTATTCTGGTTCTGGAATATACCATGACATTAGTTTTTAAGGCTCTGTTTGCTTCTTGAACAGGAAAAGGTGCTTATTGTAATGGGCAAAAGATTCATGTCAGTCCAACAGAAAAGGTAACCTATTTCTCTTATTCAACTGTACAAGTAAGGATACGTGCACACCTTTTTGTACCTGCCATGAAAACCTTCCAGTGATCATACTCAATGTATCTGTTCATTAAAGTATTTCAGGATGCAATTATAATTCATGTAATATAAATAGTTCGTGCAGCAGATACGGATTTATAATCTATTATCTTGAGTTGATTCTCTAGGTGGAACAATCTCTTCTGGTTACTGGGTTTGGATATGAACATGATGATGCATGGCTGACCAATATAAATTTGTTCAAGGAATTTACTGATGTTAGCAGGGTAAGTGAATCCTCCCCTGATTAAAATGGTattaccatgggttcagaaacaagGAAACCAAACACCGCCCACTTTTCTTCTTTATGTCGTTTCTTTAATCCTTCTTTTTAAAAACGTACTTGCTTTCAGGGAGTACGAAGGCTAGGCTCTGCTGCTGCTGATATGTCCCATGTTGGTCTAGGCATTACCGAAGCCTACTGGGAATATCGGCTTAAGCCATGGGACATGGCTGCTGGTGTTCTGGTAATCCTTTTTACCCGATGGAATCAGAGTTTCTAAATAAGAGTAATGCTACACCTGCATAATTAGTATTACGTGATTAACGTAATGTGCAACATGGGGATTTGTGATTGGAGAAAGAGGGAGGAAGGGGCCCACCCCCCTGAAATTCAGGGGGGGAGAGAGAGTTTGTTTGGAATTTTACGTAAAAAGCTTCGTAGGATTACGTGGATGTAGGATTTTCAGCTAAATTATCATCAGTTTGGTAGAAAGTGGGACTGGCTTATTTGCTTATTTTCAAACCTTACCATCTTTCCATTCAGATAATCTTTTCTCATGTTTACGTCCGTATTCTCATAATTTGGGTTGAAAATTTAATAAGAGTTAATCTTATCTTAAGGGTATCATTGAGCAGTTCTGAACTAATCTTTGAAAGCAACTGATGTTATTTTATGTAATCAAATCTTGAATTCTCATAGTAAAAGGTATCAGAGTGATGTGTATATTCTGAAATGTATTTATCTAGCAGTCTTAATTTTAGTTAGATAAATTTCTACTCATTGATCCTGAGCAGGATGGATTTTTTTTCCTTCTCTATGCAACTCTTTATTCTGTGGAGTTTGCCAGTATAATTATTTGATGAATTTAGTCATTTTTCAACAGATAGTTGAAGAAGCTGGTGGGGTAGTGACACGCATGGATGGTGGAGAGTTTACAGTCTTTGATCGTTCTGTTcttgtttccaatggcactgttcaCGATCAGGTCAGTTTTTAAAAAGTAGCTTCTCTTATTTGCTGAAAATCACCTCTAATGGTATTATACAATACCAATATACCATACTAATGATATTTCAAGCATGGATGGTTATATCCCCAAAGGTAAATGGTCAATCTGACAAACTTAAAGAGTCCACATTAGACGATTCATCATACTAGGGATCTCCAAGCTTAGGGTGTTTGTGTTGTTGGCGTATGCTGTATGGATTACCTAGAGCAATGATAATTCCGCTGTGTTGTTTCTTGGAGAAATTGTATGGGGGGTTGTTGATGAATCACATTACTCAATTGCAGCTTTTGGAGCGGATCCGGCCTGCTACTGAAGACCTTAAGAAGAAAGGAATTGATTTCTCCATGTGGTTTAAGCCTGAGAATTACCCTACTGACTTTTGAATCACGCAGCCCTTCAGCTACTTGGTTCTCTGTCAAGCAAAAATAAGGATATTTTTGCCGAACGACCATGTACTTACACTGACAATACATTTCAAGGTCCTCCGACCAAACGGATCAAAAATGAAAGCCAAAATTTACTGAAGGAGTAGAGCTCGAATGAGATTCTCACCGGATTCCTTTTGCTTTTGATAGAATGTATCAGAAAGAAATGCTTGCAAAGGGTGTTGTATCGTATGCATGGTTTCTGCCAGTTGTACCTGGGAAAATATAACTGCCAATTTTGTTAATCATGGATAATAGCAAGACTTCCAAGAACACATACAATGATGTGCCGTGGAACTTGGTGCTTTTGCCGTCTCTCCATGTAAACGCAATTCTGGGGGAGAAATGTGATGTCATCGTCCTTCCTTTTTTATTTCAGCACGACTGGTTTCTTCCTCGTATAGTTGTATGAAACTAAGCTGGTGGGTAAGGCCGGAGGAATTACAACTAAGCTCACATGTTTTTACTTGAAAGCGGCGCGGATCGGGCGCCGCTCTGCATCCCTACCTCCAATAAACCTCTTAGTTTTGCATTCGGCATATATTCAGAAACGCAACAGAAAAGCTTGTGCAGATGTTTGGTTAGTCCAGTAACGGAGCAGTGCCACTGCCCGGTGCAGCCCAGCGCAACAGCCGGGTTTTATTTGCCTTCTGGATAAGGCAACGATGGATGGACGATAAATCATGTGAGGCTCAAACGGCACACTAGAACTAGATAGAACCATGAGGCTCCAagggaaatatctttgcaaatattCCAGTTTTTTCCCTCTTGCCAGTGCAGCCCCTGCCCCTCGTTCTTCCACAACTATCAGGAGCAGAAGCGACCGCAAGCTCGACGATATCTGTCCCTTGGGAGAAGTGCAGGTTTGCCTCTGAAGACCTTCACCCTGCGCTCACCATGTAAGTAACACTTTCTACCTTCATGAATTTTTCCTGAACTTTTATGCCCATGTTCATGCAGTTTTACCCGATTCAGGCAATTGCAGTTGCATTTGGTCTGTGTTCTGCATGCCAATTCAGTGGCAATTCTTTAACTGTTTCTTCTCTGAATGTTTTGACTGCAAAACTTCTCAAACAACACACTACTAGCTCGCTCTACTTCTCCCAGTGAACTTGGTT is drawn from Triticum dicoccoides isolate Atlit2015 ecotype Zavitan chromosome 6B, WEW_v2.0, whole genome shotgun sequence and contains these coding sequences:
- the LOC119322355 gene encoding phosphatase IMPL1, chloroplastic-like codes for the protein MARYLLPSTTTAASSLPRNARASPAPILALRSLASRSKHARAIMAVASSQPAAPSKYPKMAAPTTGPVPADELLGVIQAAAKAGAEVVMEAVNKPRNIQYKGVADLVKDTDKLSESVILEVVTKNFKDHLILGEEGGLIGDSLSEYLWCIDPLDGTTNFAHGYPSFSVSIGVLFRGKPAAATVVEFCGGPMCWNTRTISASSGKGAYCNGQKIHVSPTEKVEQSLLVTGFGYEHDDAWLTNINLFKEFTDVSRGVRRLGSAAADMSHVGLGITEAYWEYRLKPWDMAAGVLIVEEAGGVVTRMDGGEFTVFDRSVLVSNGTVHDQLLERIRPATEDLKKKGIDFSMWFKPENYPTDF